A region from the Polaribacter sp. Hel1_33_78 genome encodes:
- the gcvP gene encoding aminomethyl-transferring glycine dehydrogenase — MNTNSFQLRHIGPSNAEQEKMLATIKANSLEDLINETVPDNIRLKNPLDLEPAMSEYQYLAHIKELSEKNKVFKSYIGLGYHEAIVPSVIQRNILENPGWYTAYTPYQAEIAQGRLEALLNYQTMICDLTGMELANASLLDESTAAAEAMALLFDVRDRAKKKSGAHKFFVSNEILPQTLSLLQTRSIPIGIELVIGNHEDFNFGDDFFGAILQYPGKFGQIFDYESFVSKANKNKIKVAVAADILSLVKLKAPGEFGASVVVGTTQRFGIPLGYGGPHAAYFATKEAYKRSIPGRIIGVTKDKNGKRALRMALQTREQHIKRERATSNICTAQVLLAVMAGMYAVFHGKSGIQFIADSVHNKTITLANKLSDLGIEQTNTSYFDTITVKAESQKVKVVAEANGINFNYIDDRTLSISVNETTGLKELNAIIAVFTEVLNLNSNTIPSISKVNNIEKNVQRNTSFLDNEIFNTYQSETDMMRYIKKLERKDLALNHSMISLGSCTMKLNAASEMLPLSNPQWGNIHPFVPLNQAEGYQEVLQKLEHQLNIVTGFAGTSLQPNSGAQGEFAGLMTIRAYHQSNGDSHRNICIIPASAHGTNPASAVMAGMKVIVTKTAENGNIDLADLLEKAEIHKNNLAALMVTYPSTHGVFESEIQEITKIIHDNGGQVYMDGANMNAQVGLTNPATIGADVCHLNLHKTFAIPHGGGGPGVGPICVAPQLVPFLPTNPIIATGGKNAITAISAAPWGSALACLISYGYITMLGAKGLTDSTKTAILNANYIKERLEGYYPTLYTGEKGRAAHEMIIDCRDFKQNGIEVVDIAKRLMDYGFHAPTVSFPVGGTMMIEPTESESISELDRFCDAMISIRKEITEATKENANNPLKNAPHTQEMLTSDDWSLPYTRKQAAFPLAYIADNKFWPTVRRVDDAYGDRNLICSCNPIEDYM, encoded by the coding sequence ATGAATACAAATTCGTTTCAACTTAGGCATATTGGTCCTAGTAATGCAGAGCAAGAAAAAATGTTAGCTACCATTAAAGCTAATAGTTTAGAGGACTTAATTAATGAAACTGTTCCTGATAATATCCGTCTAAAAAATCCTTTAGATTTAGAACCTGCTATGAGCGAATATCAGTATCTAGCGCATATAAAAGAACTTTCAGAAAAAAACAAAGTTTTTAAAAGTTATATAGGTTTAGGATATCATGAAGCAATTGTGCCAAGTGTAATTCAGCGTAATATTTTAGAAAACCCAGGTTGGTACACTGCTTACACTCCTTACCAAGCGGAAATTGCGCAAGGTAGATTAGAAGCTTTGTTGAATTACCAAACGATGATTTGCGATTTAACAGGCATGGAATTAGCAAATGCATCCTTATTAGATGAATCTACCGCGGCTGCGGAAGCGATGGCATTGTTATTTGATGTTAGAGACCGAGCAAAGAAAAAATCGGGTGCACATAAGTTTTTTGTTTCTAACGAAATACTACCACAAACTTTATCCTTATTGCAAACAAGATCAATTCCTATTGGGATTGAATTGGTAATTGGTAATCATGAAGATTTTAATTTTGGTGATGATTTTTTCGGAGCAATTTTACAATATCCAGGGAAATTTGGGCAAATATTCGATTACGAAAGTTTTGTATCAAAAGCGAACAAAAATAAGATAAAAGTAGCTGTTGCTGCGGATATTTTATCCTTAGTAAAATTAAAAGCGCCCGGAGAATTTGGTGCTTCTGTAGTAGTAGGAACAACACAGCGATTCGGAATCCCTCTGGGTTACGGTGGTCCTCATGCAGCCTATTTTGCAACAAAAGAGGCTTATAAAAGGAGTATTCCTGGTCGTATTATTGGCGTTACCAAAGATAAAAATGGAAAACGTGCTTTGAGAATGGCTTTACAAACACGAGAGCAACATATTAAGCGCGAGAGAGCAACTTCAAATATTTGTACTGCACAAGTTTTATTAGCGGTAATGGCAGGAATGTATGCTGTTTTTCATGGAAAAAGCGGAATACAATTTATAGCGGATTCTGTTCACAATAAAACAATCACTTTAGCTAATAAATTATCTGATTTAGGAATTGAACAAACCAACACTTCTTATTTTGATACTATTACAGTTAAAGCTGAATCCCAAAAAGTGAAAGTTGTTGCTGAAGCAAACGGGATAAACTTTAATTATATCGATGATAGAACTTTGTCTATATCTGTTAATGAGACTACTGGTTTAAAAGAATTAAATGCAATTATTGCTGTTTTTACAGAAGTTTTAAACTTAAATTCTAACACTATACCTTCTATTTCTAAAGTAAACAATATAGAAAAAAACGTACAAAGAAACACTTCATTTTTAGATAATGAAATATTTAACACATATCAATCTGAAACTGATATGATGCGTTATATCAAAAAACTAGAGCGTAAAGATTTAGCATTGAATCACTCTATGATTTCTTTAGGCTCTTGTACAATGAAACTAAATGCAGCTTCAGAAATGTTACCTTTAAGTAATCCACAATGGGGAAATATTCACCCTTTTGTACCGCTGAATCAAGCAGAAGGTTATCAAGAAGTTTTACAAAAACTAGAACACCAATTAAATATTGTAACTGGTTTTGCTGGTACTTCTTTGCAACCAAATTCTGGTGCGCAAGGAGAATTTGCAGGCTTAATGACAATTAGAGCATATCATCAATCAAATGGAGATTCACATAGAAATATTTGTATAATTCCTGCTTCTGCTCACGGCACAAATCCTGCCTCTGCTGTTATGGCAGGAATGAAAGTTATTGTTACCAAAACTGCTGAAAATGGAAATATAGATTTAGCTGATTTACTTGAAAAAGCTGAAATCCATAAAAATAATTTAGCCGCCTTAATGGTAACCTATCCTTCAACCCATGGAGTTTTTGAAAGTGAAATTCAAGAAATTACCAAAATAATTCATGATAACGGAGGTCAAGTTTATATGGATGGTGCAAATATGAACGCCCAAGTTGGATTAACAAATCCTGCAACCATTGGTGCAGATGTTTGTCACCTAAACTTACACAAAACATTTGCCATTCCACATGGCGGCGGTGGCCCAGGAGTTGGCCCAATTTGTGTAGCTCCGCAATTAGTACCATTTTTACCAACCAACCCTATCATTGCAACTGGAGGAAAAAATGCAATTACTGCAATTTCCGCTGCACCTTGGGGTTCTGCTTTGGCGTGTTTAATTTCTTATGGATATATTACCATGTTAGGTGCAAAAGGGTTGACAGATTCAACAAAAACAGCAATTTTAAATGCGAACTATATTAAAGAACGTTTAGAGGGCTATTACCCTACTTTATATACAGGTGAAAAAGGACGTGCAGCTCACGAAATGATTATTGATTGCCGAGATTTTAAACAAAATGGGATTGAAGTTGTAGATATTGCAAAACGATTAATGGATTATGGTTTTCATGCACCCACTGTTTCCTTTCCAGTTGGCGGAACAATGATGATTGAGCCTACAGAATCTGAGAGTATTTCGGAATTAGATCGCTTTTGTGATGCAATGATTTCTATTCGTAAAGAAATAACTGAAGCGACAAAGGAAAATGCAAATAATCCTCTGAAAAACGCGCCTCATACTCAAGAAATGCTAACCTCTGATGATTGGTCATTACCATATACAAGAAAGCAAGCTGCTTTTCCCTTAGCCTACATTGCTGATAATAAATTTTGGCCAACCGTAAGAAGAGTTGATGACGCCTATGGCGATAGAAACTTAATTTGTTCCTGCAACCCAATAGAAGATTATATGTAG
- a CDS encoding type B 50S ribosomal protein L31 yields the protein MKKGIHPENYRMVAFKDMSNEDVFLTRSTVDTKETLDVDGVEYPLVKLEISRTSHPFYTGKSKLIDAAGRIDKFKTKYAKFKK from the coding sequence ATGAAAAAAGGAATTCATCCAGAAAATTATAGAATGGTAGCTTTTAAAGACATGTCGAATGAAGATGTTTTTTTAACACGTTCTACCGTAGATACTAAAGAAACTTTAGATGTTGACGGTGTAGAGTATCCTTTAGTAAAATTAGAGATTTCTAGAACTTCTCACCCATTTTACACTGGTAAATCTAAACTTATTGATGCTGCAGGACGTATTGATAAATTTAAAACAAAATACGCGAAATTCAAGAAGTAA
- a CDS encoding glutaminyl-peptide cyclotransferase, with product MKKIAVLISFLATFSFTSCNDDYKFTLDVTKKTTLNSLVTITLKEKNNKPLDEVQFFINGKEISANGNSATINTAQLGVGKHAVSVLAFYPGKTKKENNSFEVLADKAPAIYSYEIINSFPHDKKAYTQGLEYHKGFLYETTGRKGQSTLRKVEIKTGKVLKKINLDKKYFGEGMTILNNKIYWLTWQAKKGFVYDLETFKQDKEFTYNKSQEGWGLTNNGTELIKSDGSNKIWFLDSETLSEKKSIQVYTNKYALDNLNELELIEDKIYANKYQQNVIVIIDIKTGVVLGVANLSNLKKEMEKTQKLVPEDEVLNGIAFDKENNRLFVTGKNWAKLFEIKLIKK from the coding sequence ATGAAGAAAATTGCTGTTCTTATTTCCTTTTTAGCCACCTTCTCTTTTACCTCTTGTAATGACGATTATAAATTTACTTTAGACGTCACAAAAAAAACAACGTTAAACTCTTTAGTTACAATTACTTTAAAAGAAAAGAATAATAAACCTTTAGACGAAGTTCAGTTTTTTATAAATGGAAAAGAAATTTCTGCCAACGGGAATTCAGCTACTATAAACACTGCTCAATTAGGTGTTGGAAAACATGCTGTTTCTGTCCTGGCTTTTTACCCTGGAAAAACAAAAAAGGAAAATAACTCTTTTGAAGTTTTGGCTGACAAGGCTCCTGCAATTTATAGCTATGAAATTATAAATTCATTTCCTCACGACAAAAAAGCATATACACAAGGTTTAGAGTATCATAAGGGTTTCCTATATGAAACTACAGGCAGAAAAGGACAATCTACACTTCGAAAAGTAGAAATTAAAACAGGTAAGGTTTTAAAGAAAATTAACTTAGATAAAAAATATTTTGGTGAAGGAATGACCATTTTAAACAACAAAATTTATTGGCTAACTTGGCAAGCTAAAAAAGGTTTTGTGTATGATTTAGAAACTTTTAAACAAGATAAAGAGTTTACCTACAATAAAAGTCAAGAGGGCTGGGGCTTGACGAATAACGGTACTGAGCTTATAAAGTCTGATGGTTCGAACAAAATTTGGTTTTTAGATTCAGAAACGCTTTCAGAAAAAAAATCTATTCAAGTATACACAAACAAGTATGCACTTGATAATTTAAATGAACTGGAATTAATTGAAGATAAAATTTATGCAAATAAATATCAACAAAACGTAATTGTAATCATTGATATAAAAACAGGTGTTGTTTTAGGTGTTGCAAACTTATCTAATTTAAAAAAGGAAATGGAAAAAACTCAAAAGTTAGTTCCTGAAGATGAAGTTTTAAATGGAATTGCCTTTGATAAAGAAAACAACAGACTTTTTGTTACAGGTAAAAATTGGGCGAAACTTTTTGAAATCAAATTGATTAAAAAATAA
- a CDS encoding amidohydrolase family protein, with translation MKKIVLLFIAFIFMQNITAQTTYILCGKLIDTKSGKINTKKTIVVQENKIIDVLDGYVMPKSGISIDLRDKVVMAGLIDMHVHIEQEYDGKTRINNYILNEADIAFKSVGYAQITLLNGFTSVRDLGGTGVNISLKKAIKAGIIPGPRVFTAGKSLATTGGHADPTNGSSRKFIGDPGPKEGVVNSLEDAKKAVRQRYKNGADWIKITATGGVLSVAKSGDNPQFTIEEVKEICQTAKDYGMHVAAHAHGDEGMQRAIIGGVKTIEHGTHMSDETMELMKKYDAYLVPTITAGKEVAEKAKIDGFYPAIVVPKALAVGPQIQGTFEKAYKKGVKIAFGTDAGVYPHGDNGKEFAFMVEAGMPEMEAIQSATITNAMLLQMENEIGQVKKGFFADIIAVNEDPTKNISTMENVVFVMKNGVIYKK, from the coding sequence ATGAAAAAAATAGTTCTACTTTTTATTGCATTTATTTTTATGCAAAATATAACAGCACAAACTACGTATATTTTATGCGGAAAATTGATTGATACAAAATCGGGAAAAATCAATACAAAAAAGACCATTGTTGTTCAAGAAAACAAAATAATCGATGTCTTGGATGGGTATGTTATGCCAAAATCAGGCATTTCAATTGACTTGAGAGACAAAGTTGTAATGGCTGGTTTAATAGATATGCATGTGCATATAGAACAAGAATATGATGGGAAAACAAGAATTAACAACTATATTTTAAATGAGGCAGATATCGCTTTTAAGTCAGTTGGTTATGCACAAATAACCTTATTAAATGGTTTTACTTCTGTTCGAGATTTAGGTGGTACAGGTGTAAATATATCTTTAAAAAAGGCAATTAAAGCGGGTATAATTCCAGGTCCAAGAGTTTTTACGGCTGGAAAATCTTTAGCAACTACCGGAGGTCATGCAGATCCTACAAACGGCAGTAGTAGAAAATTTATTGGAGATCCTGGGCCAAAAGAGGGTGTTGTTAATTCTTTAGAAGATGCTAAAAAAGCTGTAAGACAGCGATATAAAAATGGAGCTGATTGGATTAAAATTACCGCAACTGGGGGTGTTTTAAGTGTAGCGAAATCTGGAGATAATCCCCAATTTACCATAGAAGAAGTTAAAGAAATTTGCCAAACTGCTAAAGATTATGGAATGCACGTAGCAGCCCATGCTCATGGGGATGAAGGTATGCAACGTGCTATTATTGGTGGAGTTAAAACCATAGAGCACGGTACACATATGAGTGATGAAACAATGGAACTCATGAAAAAGTACGATGCATATTTAGTACCTACAATTACGGCAGGTAAAGAGGTTGCAGAGAAAGCAAAAATTGATGGATTTTATCCTGCAATTGTGGTTCCTAAGGCTCTGGCTGTTGGTCCGCAAATTCAAGGTACTTTTGAAAAAGCATATAAAAAAGGAGTTAAAATTGCTTTCGGAACAGATGCAGGAGTCTATCCTCATGGAGATAACGGAAAAGAATTTGCATTTATGGTTGAAGCAGGAATGCCTGAAATGGAAGCTATTCAATCGGCGACAATTACAAATGCGATGTTGTTACAAATGGAGAATGAAATAGGACAAGTTAAAAAAGGTTTTTTTGCTGATATTATTGCCGTTAATGAAGATCCTACAAAGAATATTTCTACAATGGAAAATGTTGTATTTGTTATGAAAAACGGAGTTATTTATAAAAAGTAA
- a CDS encoding SDR family oxidoreductase — protein MKNVVITGTSRGIGFELAKMFANNGHRVLAISRNIKPLSAINHKNISMISVDISKGSDVEKVTEFIKNNWKQVDILINNAGKLINKPFTELTSDDFLEVYKVNVFGVAELTKNLIPFLQKGSHVVTISSMGGIQGSMKFPGLAAYSSAKGAVITLSELLAEEYKEHQIAFNVLALGAVQTEMLAEAFPDYKAPLSAKEMANYIYDFSLTGNTFYNGKVLQVSSTTP, from the coding sequence ATGAAGAACGTTGTTATTACAGGAACAAGTAGAGGAATTGGTTTTGAGTTAGCAAAAATGTTTGCCAACAACGGACATCGTGTTTTAGCAATCTCTAGAAATATAAAGCCTTTATCAGCAATAAACCATAAAAATATCTCCATGATTTCCGTTGATATTTCGAAAGGTTCTGATGTTGAAAAAGTAACGGAGTTCATCAAAAATAACTGGAAACAAGTTGATATTTTAATCAATAATGCAGGAAAACTAATTAACAAACCTTTTACTGAATTAACTTCTGATGATTTTCTAGAAGTCTATAAAGTAAATGTTTTTGGGGTTGCTGAATTGACGAAAAATTTAATTCCATTTTTACAAAAAGGAAGTCATGTTGTAACCATAAGTTCTATGGGAGGCATTCAAGGAAGTATGAAATTCCCTGGTTTAGCAGCATACTCATCTGCAAAAGGAGCGGTTATAACCCTATCTGAATTATTAGCCGAAGAATACAAAGAACATCAAATTGCATTTAATGTTTTAGCTCTTGGAGCTGTCCAAACAGAAATGTTAGCTGAAGCTTTTCCTGATTACAAAGCACCGCTCTCCGCTAAAGAAATGGCGAATTATATCTATGATTTTTCTTTAACTGGAAATACGTTTTATAATGGTAAAGTTTTGCAAGTATCATCTACAACTCCCTAA
- a CDS encoding SprT-like domain-containing protein — translation MSTDYKNFVPVKAIPFVQFLIDEHSFDLIIVNQRQTKHGDFRKLPDGRFQITVNNNLNKYQFLLTLVHEIAHHVTHQKFGRAQPHGKEWKMVFQHLMLPFLRPEIYPTKILPFLATYLKNPKASTDSDVNLSLVLKGNEAEKGKNFIFEINPGSLFEFKNIIYRRGNKRRTRFECLNMNNQKVYLFNQNVEVKQYNF, via the coding sequence TTGAGTACAGATTATAAAAACTTCGTTCCAGTAAAGGCAATTCCCTTTGTTCAATTTCTAATTGATGAACATTCGTTTGATTTAATAATCGTGAATCAAAGACAAACAAAACACGGTGATTTCAGAAAACTTCCAGATGGGAGATTTCAAATTACGGTCAATAACAATCTTAACAAATATCAATTTTTATTGACTTTGGTACATGAAATTGCACACCATGTTACGCATCAGAAATTTGGAAGAGCGCAACCTCATGGCAAAGAATGGAAAATGGTATTTCAGCATCTAATGTTACCTTTTTTAAGACCTGAAATTTATCCAACAAAAATATTACCTTTTTTAGCTACATACTTAAAAAACCCAAAAGCGAGCACAGATTCTGATGTAAACCTATCCTTAGTTTTAAAAGGGAATGAAGCAGAAAAAGGGAAAAATTTTATTTTTGAAATAAACCCTGGGAGCTTATTTGAATTTAAAAACATCATTTACAGAAGAGGAAATAAACGAAGAACAAGATTTGAATGTTTAAATATGAATAACCAAAAAGTGTATTTATTCAATCAGAATGTAGAGGTAAAACAATATAATTTCTAA
- a CDS encoding DUF389 domain-containing protein: MEEDKVKEMAAEQSKNEVKSDAKGLLVSIKKYLKELLDFRDDTDHEATIEAIKADISFKGATAWILIFAIFVASIGLNANSTAVVIGAMLISPLMGPILGIGMSFALNDINTFKKSLVNLGTMIGLSLFASFMFFYFFPLSEDTSELLGRVSPDIRDVLIAFFGGLALMVARTKKGTVASVIFGVAIATALMPPLCTAGYGLAKGNFSYFFGAMYLFTINTIFIALAAFIVLKLLSFPMYKYANAAKRKQYATIASIVGLAVMIPAIFTFINVFNKSRINSQIEIFIKTEIKNNPSLTLIDYERDLERKTLKLNFFNEITDATYNDLSNEINSNVSYNNLKDFKLEIKGSDTKSFELITIAYKENREELQESKNIINGLQKQIAALQETISILNTRIEQDALNKNQKVIAFSRIAKDAKIRYVDIEAIGFANVLSSKDFIKIDTIPVATIKWNLKLPDSIINPKETELRAWLQKEMELDTLFIKREK, translated from the coding sequence ATGGAGGAAGATAAAGTTAAGGAAATGGCTGCAGAGCAGTCTAAAAATGAAGTAAAAAGTGATGCTAAAGGCTTGTTGGTAAGTATCAAAAAATACTTAAAAGAGCTTTTAGATTTTAGAGATGATACAGATCATGAAGCCACAATAGAGGCTATTAAAGCTGATATTTCATTTAAAGGAGCGACTGCTTGGATTTTAATTTTTGCAATATTTGTGGCGTCAATAGGGTTAAATGCAAACTCAACTGCAGTCGTAATTGGAGCCATGCTCATATCGCCTTTAATGGGGCCTATTTTGGGTATCGGAATGTCTTTTGCCTTAAATGATATTAATACTTTTAAAAAGTCCCTGGTGAATTTGGGGACCATGATTGGGTTAAGTTTATTTGCCTCCTTTATGTTCTTTTATTTCTTTCCTTTAAGTGAAGATACTTCTGAATTATTAGGACGTGTAAGTCCGGATATTAGAGATGTACTAATTGCTTTCTTTGGTGGATTAGCATTAATGGTTGCAAGAACTAAAAAAGGTACTGTAGCTTCCGTAATTTTTGGTGTAGCAATTGCTACAGCTTTAATGCCACCGCTTTGCACTGCTGGTTACGGATTAGCAAAAGGTAATTTTTCTTACTTTTTCGGAGCCATGTATTTATTTACGATTAATACTATTTTTATTGCTTTAGCAGCTTTTATAGTCTTAAAATTGTTAAGTTTTCCAATGTATAAATATGCAAATGCTGCGAAAAGAAAACAGTATGCAACCATAGCCTCTATTGTAGGCTTAGCCGTAATGATACCTGCAATATTTACCTTTATTAATGTATTTAATAAAAGTAGAATTAATAGCCAGATAGAAATTTTTATTAAAACTGAAATTAAAAACAATCCTTCCTTAACTCTTATAGATTACGAGAGAGACCTTGAAAGAAAAACGTTGAAACTTAATTTTTTTAATGAAATAACAGATGCTACCTATAATGACTTGAGCAATGAAATAAATAGTAATGTTTCTTATAATAATTTAAAAGATTTTAAGTTAGAGATAAAAGGGAGTGATACAAAAAGTTTTGAATTAATTACAATAGCGTATAAAGAAAATAGGGAGGAGTTGCAAGAGAGCAAAAATATTATTAATGGTTTGCAAAAACAAATAGCAGCTTTGCAAGAAACAATTTCTATACTAAATACAAGAATTGAGCAAGATGCTTTGAATAAAAATCAAAAAGTAATTGCATTTAGTAGAATTGCTAAGGATGCAAAAATTAGATACGTAGATATTGAAGCCATTGGTTTTGCTAATGTTTTATCATCAAAAGATTTTATTAAGATAGATACAATTCCTGTTGCAACGATTAAATGGAATTTAAAATTACCTGATAGTATTATCAATCCAAAAGAAACAGAACTAAGAGCTTGGCTTCAAAAAGAAATGGAATTAGATACGCTTTTTATTAAGAGAGAAAAATAA